In Colletotrichum destructivum chromosome 8, complete sequence, the following proteins share a genomic window:
- a CDS encoding Putative zn(2)Cys(6) fungal-type DNA-binding domain-containing protein — protein MRMPANENTVAVAAAAVTVAADNRPAAATAAAVAVAVADSALVSSSPSEAHRPASATSASLAAALPPPSSLPAPPPPPPPTSVPSMPLTLSRLSRHDAALAAGRLEPYSFTTQQHPPPPPTYYRRLAAAPGPGPGPGPGHGPGLIPGPASAPKPSPNLTQGPAPPSAAASSAARHGVFRLPPSPSPTPSHPNTFNNLASHERNHSSSSFASTNNSFAATSAPRPDTSQPGRCSVMALQNVLCDPDDDVIMTSSRSSHPPTPPNLDALNAPTTTASAPISPASDPLETPAFVARPNPSHVVMTTRPQLHTPHTQHNEPGCKTCQIRKMPCDEGRPSCQNCSRMGIHCLGYFTPSHANAQQVPDRSVPSVSANAKRQDQEEYLFFLLDHYRHTKRHCMWELITLDFNEHFSCNMRKEALQMIKRRRFKDKESTREESPVDATSSVQRPKAKRGRRPRSNVPSLQPMTQEPNNESSIG, from the exons ATGCGGATGCCCGCCAACGAAAAtaccgtcgccgtcgccgccgccgccgtcaccgttGCGGCCGACAACCGGCCggctgccgccaccgccgccgccgtcgccgtcgccgtcgccgattCCGCTCTTGTTTCTTCATCCCCTTCCGAGGCTCATCGGCCTGCTTCCGCCACTTCTGCTTCCCTCGCTGCTgcgcttcctcctccttcttctcttcctgctcctcctcctcctccgcctcctaCGTCAGTCCCGTCCATGCCGTTGACGTTGTCTCGCTTGTCGCGCCATGACGCCGCCCTAGCTGCTGGCCGTCTCGAACCTTATTCATTTACTACCCAACAacacccgccgccgccgccaacctACTACCGCCGGTTGGCTGCGGCTCCAGGTCCGGGTCCCGGTCCGGGTCCCGGTCACGGTCCCGGTCTCATACCAGGTCCAGCTTCGGCTCCAAAACCTTCTCCAAACCTAACTCAAGGCCCGGCACCACCTTCAGCCGCCGCATCTTCCGCCGCTCGTCATGGCGTGTTTAGATTACCTCCGTCGCCTTCACCCACTCCGTCACATCCCAACACCTTCAACAACCTCGCCAGCCATGAGAGGAACCACAGCAGTTCAAGCTTCGCCAGCACCAACAACAGCTTTGCCGCCACATCAGCACCGCGCCCCGACACTTCTCAGCCCGGCCGCTGTTCCGTCATGGCCCTGCAAAATGTCTTGTGCGacccggacgacgacgtaATCATGACTTCGTCGCGCTCTAGtcacccacccacaccacCTAATCTTGATGCCCTCAACGCCCCCACCACGACAGCATCCGCTCCCATCTCTCCAGCTTCGGATCCGCTCGAGACGCCTGCCTTTGTGGCGCGTCCGAATCCTTCTCATGTGGTCATGACCACACGGCCTCAGCTGCATACTCCTCACACCCAACACAATGAACCTGGCTGCAAGACATGTCAGATCCGCAAAATGCCATGTGACGAAGGTCGTCCCTCAT GCCAAAATTGCTCACGCATGGGCATCCATTGCCTGGGCTACTTCACTCCGAGTCATGCCAACGCCCAACAGGTCCCGGACCGCTCCGTACCTAGCGTGAGTGCTAACGCCAAACGCCAGGACCAAGAAGAGTATCTGTTCTTTCTCCTCGATCACTACCGGCATACCAAGCGCCACTGTATGTGGGAGCTTATCACTCTTGATTTCAACGAGCACTTCTCTTGTAATATGCGGAAGGAGGCCTTGCAAATGATCAAACGACGGCGCTTCAAGGATAAAGA GAGTACCAGAGAGGAATCGCCAGTTGACGCTACGAGTAGTGTGCAACGCCCCAAGGCTAAGAGAGGACGACGCCCACGGTCAAATGTCCCCTCTCTCCAGCCAATGACGCAGGAACCTAATAACGAATCTAGCATAGGATAA
- a CDS encoding Putative short-chain dehydrogenase/reductase SDR, NAD(P)-binding domain superfamily, which yields MAAVKTAYNLPEDAVWFITGCSSGIGLALAQIVASTSTQRVVATARNVSKLTSNLPKDSPRVHLTSLDVSNTDSIKAAFDSAIAKFGRIDVVVNNAGYGLMGDTESFVTNAEDMDKARKIVETNFWGTAQVSAHAVRVFRDENPKSGQIGGVVLNVTSIGGFAGFPGSAFYHASKFAVEGYTESLSKEVRPEWNIHFCIIEPGGTKTNFAGDSMSWLSPHPAYTAPDTPTRLLEGYVKSPDMQSTWAPSEHVAAAMYEVVSRKQAIPLRFPTGAPAWTVIKTECEEVDKALLEIKELSFSVDDGSINKSGDFLKAL from the exons ATGGCAGCAGTCAAGACCGCTTATAACCTGCCCGAAGATGCAGTGTGGTTTA TCACCGGCTGTTCATCTGGCATCGGTTTGGCCTTGGCACAAATTGTTGCTTCAACGTCGACCCAGCGCGTAGTTGCCACAGCACGCAACGTATCCAAGTTGACCAGCAACCTTCCGAAAGACAGCCCTCGGGTTCACTTGACGAGCCTTGACGTCAGCAACACCGATTCTATCAAGGCAGCTTTTGACTCCGCGATCGCCAAATTTGGCCGCATCGATGTTGTTGTTAACAACGCAGGCTATGGCCTGATGGGTGACACAGAGTCATTTGTTACTAACGCTGAGGACATGGACAAAGCTCGCAAGATCGTTGAGACCAACTTTTGGGGCACTGCCCAGGTATCTGCGCACGCTGTACGCGTCTTTCGTGACGAGAACCCCAAATCAGGCCAAATTGGCGGTGTGGTCCTGAACGTCACGTCCATTGGTGGTTTCGCTGGATTCCCGGGCAGTGCTTTCTACCACGCTTCCAAGTTTGCTGTCGAAGGCTATACCGAATCTTTGAGTAAGGAAGTGCGACCTGAATGGAATA TCCACTTTTGCATCATTGAACCCGGTGGCACAAAGACCAACTTTGCAGGCGACAGTATGTCGTGGCTCTCTCCACACCCCGCCTACACTGCGCCAGACACACCTACAAGGCTGCTTGAAGGCTACGTCAAGAGCCCAGATATGCAGTCGACCTGGGCTCCGAGCGAGCATGTTGCCGCTGCTATGTACGAGGTCGTTAGTCGAAAGCAGGCCATTCCCCTTCGATTTCCCACTGGCGCACCAGCGTGGACGGTAATCAAGACCGAATGTGAAGAGGTGGACAAGGCACTGCTTGAAATCAAGGAACTAAGCTTCTCAGTAGACGATGGCTCGATCAACAAGAGTGGCGACTTCTTGAAAGCTTTGTAA
- a CDS encoding Putative killer toxin Kp4/SMK, killer toxin, Kp4, with amino-acid sequence MQFSSFFAIVLAAASPATALGINCRGSVRCGGNGQPGNIRGDEAASLAKWINGIDENRWYNNGQQIACTSTNICAFLQNTGGAPGRNIKGLAHFIPEHSCKVCGSVPYFYPGINDVSQGELTFNWVTNTCGKVGLC; translated from the coding sequence ATGCagttttcttccttcttcgccattgtcctcgccgcggcctcgcccgccaccgcACTTGGAATCAACTGCCGCGGAAGCGTCAGAtgcggcggcaacggccagCCCGGCAACATCCGCGGGGATGAAGCCGCCTCGTTGGCCAAATGGAtcaacggcatcgacgaaAACCGTTGGTACAATAATGGCCAGCAGATCGCGTGCACTTCCACCAATATCTGCGCCTTCCTTCAAAACACTGGAGGCGCCCCCGGACGGAACATCAAAGGTCTTGCGCACTTTATCCCCGAGCACAGCTGCAAGGTCTGCGGCAGTGTTCCTTATTTCTATCCCGGCATCAACGATGTGAGCCAGGGCGAGTTGACCTTCAACTGGGTCACCAACACCTGCGGCAAAGTCGGTCTCTGCTAG
- a CDS encoding Putative HeH/LEM domain-containing protein — protein MDNDPPSGSETESIIVARKASNRNSSAAKALKNIPSIEDDVSYLQPDFDPNSLPVPKLRNIFLAHDVAYRSAKTKAELVDLFVREVAPRAAATLEAMTRVKRSDRGIVDVGR, from the coding sequence ATGGATAATGATCCGCCTTCAGGATCCGAGACAGAGTCAATCATCGTTGCGCGAAAGGCTAGCAACAGAAACAGCAGTGCCGCCAAGGCGCTGAAGAACATCCCTTCTATCGAGGATGACGTCTCCTATCTCCAACCGGACTTCGACCCCAACAGCCTCCCAGTCCCGAAACTTCGCAACATTTTCCTAGCGCACGACGTAGCCTACAGGTCTGCAAAGACAAAGGCCGAATTGGTGGACCTGTTTGTGAGAGAGGTTGcgccgagagcagcagccacGTTGGAAGCCATGACGCGTGTCAAACGTTCGGACAGAGGCATTGTTGACGTCGGCCGTTAG